One Sanguibacter keddieii DSM 10542 genomic window carries:
- a CDS encoding GDSL-type esterase/lipase family protein, with amino-acid sequence MTSPGQDQLRICVVGDELAAGVGDPKGLGWLGRVTARTHAPALTMVFPLVVPGETTTALSARWEGEFNRRATGAPEVDHRLVIALGRADVDADLSVARSRLNLANMLDVADSRRVPAFVVGPPPGADADRERLAELSSAFGDVANRRRVPYVDTFTPLVDHEQWLGDLAANGTPYPGQAGYGLMAWLVLHTGWYRWLGLPDDDQTA; translated from the coding sequence GTGACATCGCCAGGCCAGGACCAGCTGCGCATCTGCGTCGTCGGCGACGAGCTCGCCGCCGGCGTCGGAGACCCGAAGGGGCTCGGCTGGCTCGGACGGGTCACCGCCCGCACCCACGCACCCGCGCTGACCATGGTGTTCCCGCTCGTCGTCCCCGGCGAGACCACCACCGCCCTCAGCGCCCGCTGGGAGGGCGAGTTCAACCGCCGCGCGACGGGCGCCCCCGAGGTCGACCACCGGCTCGTCATCGCGCTCGGCCGCGCCGACGTCGACGCCGACCTCTCGGTCGCGCGCAGCCGCCTCAACCTCGCGAACATGCTCGACGTCGCCGACTCCCGCCGCGTCCCCGCCTTCGTGGTCGGTCCGCCCCCGGGGGCAGACGCCGACCGTGAGCGCCTCGCCGAGCTGTCCTCCGCCTTCGGGGACGTCGCCAACCGTCGCAGGGTCCCCTACGTCGACACCTTCACGCCCCTGGTCGACCACGAGCAGTGGCTCGGCGACCTCGCCGCCAACGGCACGCCCTACCCCGGCCAGGCCGGCTACGGCCTCATGGCGTGGCTCGTGCTGCACACCGGCTGGTACCGCTGGCTCGGCCTCCCGGACGACGACCAGACCGCCTGA
- a CDS encoding multifunctional oxoglutarate decarboxylase/oxoglutarate dehydrogenase thiamine pyrophosphate-binding subunit/dihydrolipoyllysine-residue succinyltransferase subunit — translation MSSNAESESISAVSAIFGANEWLVDELYEQFLADKNAVDPAWWEFFESYTPGETSPDTSSLSTPEAAATSKPAAPSGPAAQAKDASTAAASAPEPESASPAPAEKASAAAAAPRAHGEQAARQAQKVQKAAESQEAAVHADSPTQPPVATAQPATAPYAEVAKARTSPSSPSGEDDVQKLRGPAARVVSNMEASLTVPTATSVRAIPAKLMVDNRIVINNHLVRGRGGKVSFTHLIGFALVEALKEMPSMNAAYALVDGKPSVIRPAHVNFGLAIDLPKPDGTRQLLVPSIKAAETMDFAQFWAAYEDIVRRARNNKLTVEDHQGATISLTNPGTIGTVHSVPRLVTGQGAIIGVGAMDYPAEFAGASLEQLSKMAISKVLTITSTYDHRIIQGAASGDFLRILGIKLLGEDGFYDRVFTSLRVPYEPVRWVRDNTVDADAEAAKPARIAELIHSYRSRGHLMADTDPLAYRQRKHPDLDVQTHGLTLWDLDRVFPVNGFGPKPKATLRDVLGLLRDSYCRTIGAEYMHLADRTQRKWLQERLEAGYERTPREEQLRILRRLNSAEAFETFLQTKFVGQKRFSLEGGESVIALLDGVLSGAADAGLDEVCIGMAHRGRLNVLANIAGKSYAQIFSEFEGNQDPRTVQGSGDVKYHLGTEGTFTSESGATTKVYLAANPSHLEAVDPVLEGIVRAKQDRIDLGGDGFSVLPILIHGDAAFAGQGVVTEVLNLAQLRGYRTGGTIHVVINNQVGFTTGPSSSRSTLYCTDVAKGLQVPIFHVNGDDPEAVVRVAQLAFEFREQFDRDVIIDMVCYRRRGHNEGDDPSMTQPLMYNLIEAKRSVRKLYTENLVARGDISVEEAEQVLADYQAQLERVFTETREGGYTPPANSDPVAGLERPESQREDAGTMVGWKTATDQAVLDRIGQAHATPPEGFTVHPKLAQLLEKRAAMSSEGGIDWGYGEILAFGSLLMEGTPIRLAGQDSRRGTFVQRHAVMHDRETGAEWTPLLYLSGDQAKLWVYDSSLSEFAALGFEYGYSVERPDALVLWEAQFGDFVNGAQTIIDEFISSAEQKWGQNSSVVLLLPHGYEGQGPDHSSARVERFLQLCAEDNLTVAFPSTPASYFHLLRRQAYDRPRRPLVVMTPKSMLRLKAAASPTEDFTSGTFREIIRDDLAEAQASKVDRVLLCSGKVYYDLIAHRVKSGDTSTAIVRLEQLYPLEGEMLTEAVAAFGDAELVWVQDEPENQGAWPFIALNAPEALGREMRVVSRSASASPAAGSAKKHLAEQTDLVERAFAR, via the coding sequence GTGTCCTCGAATGCTGAGTCAGAGTCGATCAGCGCTGTGAGCGCCATCTTCGGAGCCAACGAGTGGCTGGTCGACGAGCTGTACGAGCAGTTCCTCGCCGACAAGAACGCGGTCGACCCCGCGTGGTGGGAGTTCTTCGAGAGCTACACGCCGGGCGAGACCAGCCCCGACACGTCGTCGCTCAGCACCCCCGAGGCGGCGGCGACCTCGAAGCCCGCAGCACCCTCGGGCCCCGCAGCGCAGGCGAAGGACGCGAGCACCGCCGCCGCGTCCGCGCCGGAGCCCGAGAGCGCATCCCCGGCACCCGCCGAGAAGGCCAGCGCCGCCGCAGCCGCGCCGCGCGCCCACGGCGAGCAGGCCGCCCGCCAGGCGCAGAAGGTCCAGAAGGCCGCCGAGTCCCAGGAAGCAGCCGTGCACGCCGACTCCCCCACCCAGCCCCCGGTCGCCACAGCCCAGCCTGCGACCGCCCCCTACGCCGAGGTCGCCAAGGCGCGCACCTCCCCCTCGTCCCCGTCGGGCGAGGACGACGTGCAGAAGCTCCGCGGGCCCGCCGCCCGCGTGGTCTCGAACATGGAGGCCAGCCTCACCGTCCCGACCGCGACGTCGGTGCGCGCCATCCCGGCCAAGCTCATGGTCGACAACCGCATCGTCATCAACAACCACCTCGTCCGCGGTCGCGGCGGCAAGGTGTCGTTCACGCACCTCATCGGCTTCGCGCTCGTCGAGGCCCTCAAGGAGATGCCCTCGATGAACGCGGCCTACGCGCTCGTCGACGGCAAGCCCTCGGTGATCCGGCCCGCGCACGTGAACTTCGGCCTCGCGATCGACCTCCCGAAGCCCGACGGCACCCGCCAGCTCCTCGTCCCGAGCATCAAGGCCGCCGAGACGATGGACTTCGCGCAGTTCTGGGCCGCCTACGAGGACATCGTCCGCCGCGCCCGCAACAACAAGCTCACGGTCGAGGACCACCAGGGCGCCACGATCTCGCTCACCAACCCCGGCACCATCGGCACCGTGCACTCCGTGCCGCGCCTGGTGACCGGCCAGGGCGCGATCATCGGCGTCGGCGCGATGGACTACCCGGCCGAGTTCGCCGGCGCCTCCCTCGAGCAGCTGTCCAAGATGGCGATCTCCAAGGTCCTCACCATCACCTCGACCTACGACCACCGGATCATCCAGGGCGCCGCCTCTGGCGACTTCCTGCGGATCCTGGGCATCAAGCTGCTCGGCGAGGACGGGTTCTACGACCGCGTCTTCACCTCGCTGCGGGTCCCCTACGAGCCCGTGCGCTGGGTGCGCGACAACACCGTCGACGCCGACGCCGAGGCCGCCAAGCCCGCGCGCATCGCCGAGCTCATCCACTCGTACCGCTCGCGCGGACACCTCATGGCGGACACCGACCCGCTGGCCTACCGCCAGCGCAAGCACCCCGACCTCGACGTCCAGACGCACGGCCTCACGCTGTGGGACCTCGACCGTGTCTTCCCCGTCAACGGGTTCGGCCCCAAGCCCAAGGCGACGCTCCGCGACGTCCTCGGCCTGCTGCGCGACTCGTACTGCCGCACCATCGGCGCGGAGTACATGCACCTGGCCGACCGCACCCAGCGCAAGTGGCTGCAGGAGCGCCTCGAGGCCGGGTACGAGCGCACGCCTCGCGAGGAGCAGCTGCGGATCCTGCGCAGGCTCAACTCCGCCGAGGCCTTCGAGACCTTCCTGCAGACCAAGTTCGTCGGCCAGAAGCGCTTCTCGCTCGAGGGCGGCGAGTCCGTCATCGCGCTCCTCGACGGTGTGCTCTCGGGCGCGGCCGACGCCGGGCTCGACGAGGTCTGCATCGGCATGGCGCACCGCGGGCGCCTCAACGTGCTCGCCAACATCGCCGGCAAGAGCTACGCGCAGATCTTCTCGGAGTTCGAGGGCAACCAGGACCCGCGCACGGTCCAGGGCTCCGGAGACGTCAAGTACCACCTCGGCACCGAGGGCACCTTCACGTCCGAGTCGGGCGCGACCACCAAGGTGTACCTCGCGGCCAACCCCTCGCACCTCGAGGCCGTCGACCCCGTGCTCGAGGGCATCGTCCGCGCCAAGCAGGACCGGATCGACCTCGGCGGCGACGGGTTCTCGGTGCTGCCGATCCTCATCCACGGCGACGCGGCCTTCGCCGGCCAGGGCGTCGTGACCGAGGTCCTCAACCTCGCCCAGCTGCGCGGCTACCGCACCGGCGGGACGATCCACGTGGTCATCAACAACCAGGTGGGCTTCACCACCGGCCCGTCGTCCTCGCGCTCGACCCTCTACTGCACCGACGTGGCCAAGGGCCTCCAGGTGCCGATCTTCCACGTGAACGGCGACGACCCCGAGGCCGTCGTCCGCGTCGCACAGCTCGCCTTCGAGTTCCGCGAGCAGTTCGACCGCGACGTCATCATCGACATGGTCTGCTACCGCCGACGTGGCCACAACGAGGGCGACGACCCCTCGATGACCCAGCCGCTCATGTACAACCTCATCGAGGCCAAGCGCTCGGTCCGCAAGCTCTACACCGAGAACCTCGTCGCCCGCGGCGACATCAGCGTCGAGGAGGCCGAGCAGGTCCTCGCCGACTACCAGGCACAGCTCGAGCGGGTCTTCACCGAGACGCGCGAGGGTGGCTACACCCCGCCGGCCAACTCCGACCCCGTGGCCGGCCTCGAGCGGCCCGAGTCGCAGCGCGAGGACGCCGGCACCATGGTCGGCTGGAAGACCGCGACGGACCAGGCGGTCCTCGACCGGATCGGCCAGGCGCACGCCACGCCGCCCGAGGGCTTCACCGTGCACCCCAAGCTCGCGCAGCTCCTCGAGAAGCGTGCGGCGATGTCTTCCGAGGGTGGCATCGACTGGGGCTACGGCGAGATCCTCGCCTTCGGCTCGCTCCTCATGGAGGGCACGCCGATCCGTCTCGCCGGGCAGGACTCGCGCCGCGGCACCTTCGTGCAGCGCCACGCGGTCATGCACGACCGCGAGACCGGCGCCGAGTGGACTCCCCTGCTCTACCTCTCGGGCGACCAGGCGAAGCTCTGGGTCTACGACTCCTCGCTCAGCGAGTTCGCCGCCCTCGGCTTCGAGTACGGCTACTCGGTCGAGCGCCCCGACGCGCTCGTGCTGTGGGAGGCGCAGTTCGGCGACTTCGTCAACGGCGCCCAGACGATCATCGACGAGTTCATCTCGTCGGCCGAGCAGAAGTGGGGCCAGAACTCCTCGGTCGTGCTGCTGCTGCCGCACGGCTACGAGGGTCAGGGACCGGACCACTCCTCCGCCCGCGTCGAGCGGTTCCTCCAGCTGTGCGCCGAGGACAACCTCACGGTCGCGTTCCCGAGCACGCCGGCGTCGTACTTCCACCTGCTGCGCCGTCAGGCCTACGACCGCCCGCGCCGTCCGCTCGTGGTGATGACCCCGAAGTCGATGCTCCGCCTCAAGGCTGCTGCGTCCCCGACCGAGGACTTCACCAGCGGCACCTTCCGCGAGATCATCCGCGACGACCTCGCCGAGGCCCAGGCCTCGAAGGTCGACCGCGTGCTGCTCTGCTCGGGCAAGGTCTACTACGACCTGATCGCCCACCGCGTGAAGAGCGGCGACACGTCGACCGCGATCGTCCGCCTCGAGCAGCTCTACCCGCTCGAGGGCGAGATGCTCACCGAGGCCGTCGCGGCCTTCGGTGACGCCGAGCTCGTGTGGGTCCAGGACGAGCCCGAGAACCAGGGTGCGTGGCCGTTCATCGCGCTCAACGCCCCCGAGGCGCTCGGCCGCGAGATGCGGGTCGTCTCGCGCTCCGCGTCGGCCTCGCCGGCGGCGGGCTCCGCCAAGAAGCACCTCGCCGAGCAGACGGACCTCGTCGAGCGGGCCTTCGCCCGCTGA
- a CDS encoding ABC transporter permease — protein MNVALRSEYRKLVTTRVWWVLLLAMAAYMAFIGVLLGWSLAAGSADVGGVGGVGGADLTSPDSIRGSVYGTATAFGYVFPVVVGALSMTGEYRHGTITPTFLASPSRTRVLVAKMLASLPVGALYGTVATLAVVGAGAAGLALGGAPTLLGDAETWTLVARSVLALTVWAPVGVALGSIVTNQVLAVIAILVWTQFLEAVLRLGLAQAGDVGTTVASYLPGAAGESITGGSFFSAAGVADTLPWGVGLAVLVGYALVLATIGARTTLRRDVA, from the coding sequence ATGAACGTCGCCCTGCGCAGCGAGTACCGCAAGCTCGTCACCACCCGCGTCTGGTGGGTGCTGCTCCTGGCCATGGCCGCCTACATGGCCTTCATCGGGGTGCTCCTCGGCTGGTCGCTCGCCGCGGGCAGCGCAGACGTCGGTGGCGTCGGTGGCGTCGGCGGCGCAGACCTCACCTCCCCGGACAGCATCCGTGGATCGGTGTACGGGACCGCGACCGCCTTCGGCTACGTGTTCCCCGTGGTCGTCGGGGCGCTCTCGATGACCGGGGAGTACCGGCACGGGACCATCACGCCGACCTTCCTCGCGAGCCCGTCGCGGACCCGCGTGCTCGTCGCGAAGATGCTCGCGTCCCTGCCGGTCGGCGCCCTCTACGGCACGGTCGCCACCCTCGCGGTCGTGGGCGCCGGGGCCGCCGGACTGGCGCTCGGCGGCGCGCCGACGCTCCTCGGCGACGCCGAGACCTGGACGCTCGTGGCCCGCTCCGTCCTCGCGCTCACCGTGTGGGCACCCGTCGGCGTGGCGCTCGGCTCGATCGTCACGAACCAGGTGCTCGCCGTCATCGCGATCCTCGTCTGGACGCAGTTCCTCGAGGCGGTGCTCAGGCTCGGCCTCGCCCAGGCCGGGGACGTCGGCACGACGGTCGCGAGCTACCTCCCGGGCGCCGCCGGGGAGTCGATCACGGGCGGCAGCTTCTTCTCCGCCGCCGGCGTGGCCGACACGCTCCCGTGGGGCGTCGGGCTCGCGGTCCTCGTCGGCTATGCGCTCGTCCTCGCGACGATCGGGGCTCGCACCACCCTCCGGCGCGACGTCGCCTGA
- a CDS encoding ABC transporter ATP-binding protein, translating to MPTPHTADHPLPTTPAPPGTVSLRGLTKRFGAVTAVDDLTVDVLPGRVTGFLGPNGAGKTTTLRMLLGLVSSTSGSATISGLRYSQISDPLREVGAALEATSFHPGRSGLDHLRTYAPYAGADDARCHELLEQVGLQPAGRRRVGGYSLGMRQRLALATTLLGDPQVLLLDEPANGLDPEGIRWLRGFLRHLAAQGKTVLVSSHMLSEVQQSVDDVVIIARGRLVHSSSMAELGALAAPRVAVASPDADGLARLVADQGWHVSGVAPDGRTLEVDHVSTAQVGAAAFASGVELHTLADRTDSLEDLFLRLTQTTTGAAA from the coding sequence ATGCCCACGCCCCACACCGCCGACCACCCGCTCCCGACGACGCCTGCACCGCCCGGGACCGTCTCGCTGCGCGGCCTGACCAAGCGCTTCGGCGCGGTGACGGCCGTCGACGACCTCACGGTCGACGTCCTCCCAGGGCGCGTCACCGGGTTCCTGGGCCCGAACGGTGCCGGGAAGACCACCACGCTCCGCATGCTCCTGGGACTGGTCTCGTCCACGAGCGGCAGCGCGACGATCTCCGGGCTCCGCTACAGCCAGATCTCCGACCCGCTGCGCGAGGTGGGCGCAGCCCTCGAGGCCACGAGCTTCCACCCCGGACGCTCGGGGCTCGACCACCTGCGCACCTACGCCCCGTACGCCGGCGCTGACGACGCACGCTGCCACGAGCTCCTCGAGCAGGTCGGGCTGCAGCCCGCCGGCCGACGACGCGTGGGCGGGTACTCGCTCGGCATGCGCCAGAGGCTCGCCCTCGCGACCACGCTGCTCGGCGACCCGCAGGTGCTGCTCCTCGACGAGCCCGCGAACGGCCTCGACCCCGAGGGGATCCGGTGGCTGCGCGGGTTCCTGCGCCACCTCGCGGCGCAGGGCAAGACCGTCCTGGTCTCCAGCCACATGCTCTCCGAGGTCCAGCAGTCCGTCGACGACGTCGTGATCATCGCCCGGGGACGCCTGGTCCACTCCTCCTCGATGGCCGAGCTCGGCGCCCTCGCCGCGCCGCGCGTCGCCGTCGCCTCACCCGATGCCGACGGTCTCGCGCGGCTCGTCGCCGACCAGGGGTGGCACGTGTCCGGCGTGGCACCCGACGGCCGCACGCTCGAGGTCGACCACGTGAGCACCGCCCAGGTCGGGGCGGCCGCCTTCGCGTCCGGCGTCGAGCTGCACACCCTGGCCGACCGGACCGACAGCCTCGAGGACCTCTTCCTCCGGCTCACGCAGACGACGACGGGAGCCGCAGCATGA
- a CDS encoding HAMP domain-containing sensor histidine kinase, with translation MSSPRTVRPLRPHLPDVRPLDRFKTLKIKMAIVVAASVTLAAFVTWLGLRHDLGPTRTFPLAVLASMLFTMVVARGMTSPLREMTAAARSMSEGDYSRRVQATSRDEVGQLATAFNIMAEDLDSSDRVRRELIANVSHELRTPVAALHAQLENLVDGVVEPTPATMQTALTQTERLTRLIAYLLDLSRVEAGAADLNLTEVVALDFLEDTVSSVSTIEAGKQLAFFVEVEPEDATFTADPERLRQILVNLLHNAIRHSPFMGEVSILARRTADEIVFDVSDNGPGVAVEDRQRIFERFARGGTGPNGAPTAGGTGSGGTGIGLAIVRWAVDLHGGTVEVADTLAGATMRVALPQPPESGAHGPQDGAADDGTDSTGDVVGLR, from the coding sequence ATGAGCAGCCCGCGCACCGTCCGTCCGCTGCGGCCGCACCTGCCGGACGTGCGGCCGCTCGACCGGTTCAAGACCCTCAAGATCAAGATGGCGATCGTCGTCGCGGCCTCCGTGACGCTCGCCGCCTTCGTCACGTGGCTCGGCCTGCGGCACGACCTCGGCCCGACGCGGACCTTCCCGCTCGCCGTGCTCGCGTCGATGCTCTTCACCATGGTCGTGGCCCGCGGCATGACGTCGCCGCTGCGCGAGATGACGGCGGCGGCACGGTCGATGTCCGAGGGCGACTACAGCCGCCGAGTGCAGGCGACGAGCCGCGACGAGGTCGGCCAGCTCGCGACCGCGTTCAACATCATGGCGGAGGATCTCGACTCCTCCGACCGCGTGCGCCGCGAGCTCATCGCCAACGTGTCGCACGAGCTGCGGACCCCCGTGGCGGCGCTGCACGCCCAGCTCGAGAACCTCGTCGACGGGGTGGTCGAGCCGACGCCGGCGACCATGCAGACGGCGCTCACCCAGACGGAGCGCCTCACCCGGCTCATCGCCTACCTGCTCGACCTCTCGCGGGTGGAGGCCGGCGCCGCCGACCTCAACCTCACCGAGGTGGTCGCCCTCGACTTCCTCGAGGACACGGTGAGCTCGGTGTCGACGATCGAGGCGGGCAAGCAGCTCGCGTTCTTCGTCGAGGTCGAGCCCGAGGACGCCACGTTCACGGCCGACCCCGAGCGGTTGCGGCAGATCCTGGTGAACCTGCTGCACAACGCGATCCGGCACTCCCCCTTCATGGGAGAGGTGAGCATCCTGGCGCGGCGCACCGCCGACGAGATCGTCTTCGACGTGAGCGACAACGGCCCGGGGGTCGCCGTCGAGGACCGTCAGCGGATCTTCGAGCGGTTCGCCCGTGGCGGGACCGGCCCCAACGGTGCGCCGACGGCAGGCGGCACCGGGTCGGGCGGCACGGGGATCGGCCTGGCCATCGTGCGCTGGGCCGTCGACCTGCACGGCGGCACCGTCGAGGTCGCCGACACCCTCGCGGGAGCGACGATGCGCGTCGCCCTCCCCCAGCCTCCCGAGTCCGGGGCGCACGGTCCGCAGGACGGCGCAGCGGACGACGGCACGGACAGCACCGGCGACGTGGTCGGCCTGCGCTGA
- a CDS encoding response regulator transcription factor — MSAISPRPDSPSAGASILIVEDEPAIATAIAQRLGAEGWRTEVARDGLSGVEAAARMLPDAVVLDVMLPGIDGLEVCRRIQAERPVPILMLTARDDETDMLIGLGVGADDYMTKPFSMRELVARLKALLRRVDRAAQASSAPDGAEPPMVIGDVVIDRAQRRVHRAEQEIHLTPTEFELLVMLASSPKTVQTRERLLAEVWDWADASGTRTVDSHIKALRRKLGADLIRTVHGVGYAFEPPASA, encoded by the coding sequence ATGTCAGCCATCTCACCGCGCCCGGACAGCCCCTCAGCAGGGGCCTCGATCCTCATCGTCGAGGACGAGCCTGCGATCGCGACCGCGATCGCCCAACGACTGGGCGCCGAGGGGTGGCGCACGGAGGTCGCCCGCGACGGGCTCAGCGGCGTCGAGGCCGCCGCACGCATGCTCCCGGACGCCGTGGTGCTCGACGTGATGCTCCCCGGCATCGACGGGCTCGAGGTGTGCCGCCGCATCCAGGCAGAGCGCCCCGTCCCGATCCTCATGCTCACCGCTCGCGACGACGAGACCGACATGCTCATCGGGCTCGGGGTCGGCGCCGACGACTACATGACCAAGCCGTTCTCGATGCGCGAGCTCGTCGCGCGTCTCAAGGCCCTGCTGCGCCGGGTCGACCGCGCCGCGCAGGCCTCGTCGGCGCCCGACGGTGCCGAGCCGCCGATGGTCATCGGCGACGTGGTGATCGACCGTGCCCAGCGCCGGGTGCACCGTGCCGAGCAGGAGATCCACCTCACCCCGACGGAGTTCGAGCTGCTCGTGATGCTCGCGAGCTCTCCGAAGACCGTGCAGACCCGCGAGCGCCTGCTCGCCGAGGTCTGGGACTGGGCCGACGCGAGCGGGACCCGCACCGTCGACTCCCACATCAAGGCGCTGCGCCGCAAGCTCGGCGCGGACCTCATCCGCACGGTGCACGGGGTGGGCTACGCCTTCGAGCCGCCTGCGAGCGCCTGA
- a CDS encoding hemolysin family protein, whose product MTDWLFIGLGVLLTIGTAVFVASEFSLVTLDPAVVGSDDDDEEDSPDWRGRSVRGAVKHLSTELSSAQVGITITTILLGYTAQPAIANLVGGPLESTALSATVAGVLAVTVSLLLVNFFSMLFGELIPKNYALSRPLPTARQVVPVQRVFTRLLRPVIAALNGSANAILRRVGVEPKEELSGARSAPELAALVRRSAQVGTLDVSTARLITNAVELDELTAVDVMTDRMRVAVVAREDTANEVIELARRTGHSRFPVIDASRDDIVGLVHLRRAVAVPRERRDHVPAVALMDEAPRVPETVRLGPLLVELRSFGMQMAVVVDEYGGTSGVVTFEDVVEELVGEVSDEHDARRAGALLASDGSWVVPGLLRPDELEERTTLRVPEGPDYETLGGLVMARLGRVPVVGDEVRIDAEYEGATITATVEEMDGRRVDRLRLRTGDTA is encoded by the coding sequence GTGACCGACTGGTTGTTCATCGGCCTCGGGGTCCTCCTCACCATCGGGACCGCCGTGTTCGTCGCGAGCGAGTTCTCGCTCGTCACGCTCGACCCCGCGGTCGTCGGCTCGGACGACGACGACGAGGAGGACTCGCCCGACTGGCGGGGCCGGAGCGTCCGCGGCGCGGTCAAGCACCTGTCGACGGAGCTCTCCTCCGCGCAGGTGGGCATCACCATCACCACCATCCTGCTCGGCTACACGGCCCAGCCCGCGATCGCGAACCTCGTCGGCGGCCCGCTCGAGAGCACGGCGCTGTCGGCGACCGTCGCCGGCGTGCTCGCCGTGACCGTGTCGCTCCTGCTGGTCAACTTCTTCTCGATGCTCTTCGGCGAGCTCATCCCCAAGAACTACGCCCTGAGCCGCCCGCTGCCGACCGCCCGCCAGGTGGTCCCCGTCCAGCGTGTGTTCACCCGGCTCCTGCGACCCGTCATCGCCGCCCTCAACGGCTCCGCCAACGCGATCCTGCGCCGCGTGGGCGTCGAGCCCAAGGAAGAGCTGTCGGGCGCGCGCTCCGCCCCCGAGCTCGCGGCACTGGTCCGCAGGTCGGCGCAGGTCGGCACGCTCGACGTCTCGACCGCCCGGCTCATCACCAACGCCGTCGAGCTCGACGAGCTCACCGCCGTCGACGTCATGACCGACCGGATGCGCGTGGCGGTCGTCGCTCGGGAGGACACCGCCAACGAGGTCATCGAGCTCGCCCGACGCACCGGCCACTCGCGCTTCCCCGTGATCGACGCCTCCCGCGACGACATCGTCGGGCTGGTCCACCTGCGACGGGCCGTGGCCGTCCCGCGCGAGCGGCGCGACCACGTCCCGGCGGTCGCACTCATGGACGAGGCCCCCCGGGTGCCCGAGACCGTGCGGCTGGGACCGCTGCTCGTCGAGCTGCGGTCCTTCGGCATGCAGATGGCCGTGGTCGTCGACGAGTACGGCGGCACCTCCGGCGTGGTGACCTTCGAGGACGTGGTCGAGGAGCTCGTCGGCGAGGTCTCCGACGAGCACGACGCACGGCGCGCGGGCGCGCTGCTCGCCTCGGACGGCTCGTGGGTCGTCCCCGGGCTGCTGCGCCCCGACGAGCTCGAGGAGCGCACGACGCTGCGCGTCCCCGAGGGCCCCGACTACGAGACCCTCGGCGGCCTGGTCATGGCCCGGCTCGGCCGGGTCCCCGTGGTCGGCGACGAGGTCCGCATCGACGCGGAGTACGAGGGAGCCACCATCACGGCGACGGTCGAGGAGATGGACGGGCGCCGGGTCGACCGGCTCCGCCTGCGGACGGGGGACACGGCATGA
- a CDS encoding hemolysin family protein, protein MSSGLALTIGVLLLAANAFFVGAEFAIISARRSAIEPLALAGNKRAKTVLWAMEHVSLMLACAQLGVTVCSTGLGVIAEPALAHLIEGPLEALGVSSALVHPISFVLALAVVVYLHVVLGEMVPKNLSVSGPDKAVLWFGPPLVIIGRVLRPVIVALNWLANHAVRLTGVEPKDEVASAFTAEEVQSILEHSQAQGSLVDEQGLLAGAIEFSERTAADVMVPLDGLVTLAEGCTPDEVERLVARTGYSRFPVADPGGDLIGYLHLKDVLFATDDQRDVPLQVWRTRALAEASPGDEVEAVLRAMQRSGAHLARVWDGERVLGVVFLEDILEELVGEVRDAMQREAR, encoded by the coding sequence ATGAGCTCCGGGCTCGCACTGACCATCGGCGTGCTGCTGCTCGCCGCCAACGCGTTCTTCGTGGGCGCGGAGTTCGCGATCATCTCGGCCCGACGCAGCGCGATCGAGCCGCTGGCGCTCGCGGGCAACAAGCGCGCCAAGACGGTGCTGTGGGCGATGGAGCACGTCTCCCTCATGCTGGCCTGTGCGCAGCTCGGCGTGACCGTGTGCTCGACCGGGCTCGGCGTGATCGCCGAGCCGGCGCTCGCGCACCTCATCGAGGGTCCGCTCGAGGCGCTCGGCGTGAGCTCGGCCCTCGTGCACCCGATCTCCTTCGTGCTGGCGCTCGCCGTGGTCGTCTACCTGCACGTGGTGCTCGGCGAGATGGTCCCCAAGAACCTGTCGGTCTCCGGGCCGGACAAGGCCGTGCTGTGGTTCGGGCCGCCGCTGGTGATCATCGGCCGTGTCCTGCGCCCGGTGATCGTGGCCCTCAACTGGCTCGCCAACCACGCGGTGCGTCTGACGGGCGTCGAGCCCAAGGACGAGGTCGCGTCGGCCTTCACCGCCGAGGAGGTGCAGTCGATCCTCGAGCACTCGCAGGCGCAGGGCTCGCTCGTCGACGAGCAGGGCCTGCTCGCCGGTGCGATCGAGTTCTCCGAGCGCACCGCCGCCGACGTCATGGTGCCGCTCGACGGCCTCGTGACCCTCGCGGAGGGCTGCACGCCCGACGAGGTCGAGCGGCTCGTGGCGCGGACGGGGTACAGCCGCTTCCCGGTCGCCGACCCCGGCGGCGACCTCATCGGCTACCTGCACCTCAAGGACGTCCTCTTCGCGACGGACGACCAGCGGGACGTCCCGCTCCAGGTGTGGCGGACCCGGGCGCTCGCCGAGGCGTCGCCCGGCGACGAGGTCGAGGCCGTCCTGCGGGCGATGCAGCGCTCGGGCGCGCACCTCGCGCGGGTCTGGGACGGCGAGCGCGTGCTCGGTGTCGTGTTCCTCGAGGACATCCTCGAGGAGCTCGTCGGCGAGGTGCGTGACGCCATGCAGCGCGAGGCGCGGTAG